In Cydia amplana chromosome 13, ilCydAmpl1.1, whole genome shotgun sequence, the genomic stretch ATAAGGTCTATTACAGAATGATGTCGATTATCTTATTTTGACTTAGTGACATCATAACATGCCCCGTCcctcattaaaaaataaataaatatcatttatttattttttatagtatGGTTTCATATCCTTAATATGCCAAACACCAATATTCTTTCCGTGTGCATTATTTAACCTGAATACAATATCCGACAACTTTTCCACTACGACAGCCCTGTCAAATTTAGGAGCTAGCtttgacataaatttattaCCTGCATTAGACAAATATTTGGTTCTTCTCCAGACTATATCGCCTACCTCAAAGGTTGCCAGTCTTGTCCTTTGATTATAACGAAAACTACTCTTTACGtgtgcgttttttattttatcttgcaCTTCTTTGAATATTGCCCCTCTTTCTTTTAAACTGTTCAGATAAGGTCCCGTATTTACGGAGATACTATCTGTTGGAATAATTAATGGTTGAGCAGAGGGTAAGGGTATCATATTCGAGACCGTAGTTTCCCTACCAAAAAACAAGTATGATGGGGTTCGCCCCGTGGTTTCATGAACCGCTGTTCTAATTGCATGGCCAATTTCATCTATACTACTATCCCATTCATTATGCTTCTTTGACGTTATATATGAAGAAATCATTGTCCCTATTACGCGATTTACCCTTTCGGTTGGGTTGCTCTGTGGATGGTAGTGCGGGGTGTAACTAATTTCTATACAGTACTTTGAAGCTAAGTCTTTGAATAAATGTGACTCAAACTGTTTCCCATTATCACAAACAATAACTTTTGGTGCAccgaataataaaaatattttttctagagTCTCGCACATCTTATCCGCTTTACCCGTACGTAGAGGAAATAAAACTGTGAATTTACTGAATAAGCATGTTACCACTAATAACATGGTGTTACACTTTTTACTTTTTGGAAAGGGACCCATAAAATCCATAGCTACTACTTGCCAAGGCCACTTTACTTCTCTGTGCTGTCCCATATGTCCCAAAGGTAATTCTTGGGAGACTTTACGACTGGCACAACATTCACACGCCTTCACATACAGTTTCACATCTTTAAGCATGTCGTGCCAAAAATATTTCTGTTTCACCCTGAAATATGTTTTCCTTATGCCTAAATGACCGGACGTCGGAACATCATGACACTGATGAAGCACTTTCTCCCGCAACGGCTCAGGCACAAAGAGTTTCCATACGTCCTCTTCATTAGGGAATTCCTTCATAGGGACTTTTTTAAAGAGTAGACCATCGCTAACCATCCATCCAGAATTGCTAACCTCATTGGCTACCTTTGTTACTTTATTCTTGTACCACGTATCTTTATGGCTATCCAAGATTTCAATAACATCCATCTCACACTCTGGCTCAGGCACACCTCGAGATAAAGCATCCGGGACAACATGGCATTTTCCCGGTCTATGAATGATGTCGAAATCGAATTGCTGGAGTTTCATTGCCCAACGAGCCAATCTTCCATGCGGGTCCTTCATCTTATGAAGCCAAAGTAGTGCGCTATGATCCGTAACAACCGTAAAATGAGTGCCATCAACGTACGGCCGAAATTTTTCTATTGCAAACACAACACTCAATAGTTCCCTTTCCGAAGCTGAATATTTTACCTCTGTATCGGTTAGCTTACGACTTAAATAAGCTACCGGCTGGTCAACTTCGGCCACTCTCTGACAAAGAACAGCTCCGATGCCTGTGCTGGAGGCATCACACTGAATGACGAATGGCTTCGTGTAGTCGGGACATGTCATCACCGGTGTTGAAGTTAACAAGGTCTTTAGACTTAACCAGGCTGCTTCAGCCTCCTTAGTCCAGAccaacttcttcttcttcccctTGGTTAAATCGTGAAGAGGAGCCGCCACCATTGCAAAGTCCTTAACAAATCGCCTGTACCAACTTGCAAGCCCTATAAACCTCTTTAATTCCGTGAACGTTTTGGGTCTAGCAAAGTTCAATATGGCTCCTACCTTTTCCGGATCTGTTCTAAGACCATCCTTGTCCACGATGTATCCAAGGTATCTCAAATTAGACCTAGCGAATTTACACTTATCCACATTAATCGTTAGGTTAGCCTTCTTCAAAACCGCCATAACTTTCCTCAAAAGGCGTAAATGCTCTTCAAAGGTCGGTGAACATATTACAATGTCGTCGAGATAGGCCCAGACTTTGCCTTCCTCCGCTTGAAACAGGATGTCCATAAGTCTTTGCTGAGTCTGAGACGCGTTCACCAACCCAAACGGCATCACCTTAAAATGAAATAGCCCTCTGCCTGGAACCGCAAATGCTGTTTTCTCTTTGCTACCGTCCTCCAGTTGTATTTGCCAAAATGCAGATTTTAAATCGATGGTACTTAAAAATTTAGCATTACGTAAACTATCTAATATATTTGCTACTCTAGGCAAAGGGTATGTATCTCGTTTCGTTACCTTATTTAGCTGTCTGCTATCTAAACACAATCTATTTTCGCCATTAGGCTTTTTAACGATGAGCACTGGCGAGCACCAAGAGCTGTAAGATGGTTCTACTACGTCTTTGGCCAGCATGTCATCTAATTCTTTTTCAATAGCCTGTTTTACAATAGGTGAGAAATTGTATTGCTTTTGATGAACAGGTTTACTTTCACCAGTGTCTATACTATGTTTTAAGAAGTCCGTTCTCCCTAACCCATTTCCGACTGTGTTCTTCATTTCTTCTATCAACTCTTCCAAGTGCCCTAGCTGACTCGGAGTGAGATTTTCTCTAGCTATGATCACCGGTGCGTTTCTTACAGTAATCGCCGCAATTTCCACCTTACTATCCAAGCTTTTACCCCTAAACCGATACCCAATGCCGAACTCGTCAAAAAAATCTTGCCCTAAAACAAAATCTTGTTTTAAGGCTGGCATGACCATAATCGGAATTACTTTAAACTGATCATCGAATTTAATGGGCACATCAATAATTTCCGTAATCTGGTGTGCAACCCCATCAGCCACCGACATCTCAATCGGATCCCTCTTAACCGACTTTAATCCGAGTCTCGTAAGAGTCTCTGCAAATCGTGCATTAATCACCGTGCGACATGCTCCACCATCGAGCAATCCTACACAATCATAacctaaaatacttaaaaccaCATATTTTCTATTATCATTAATCTTTCTTACTACTAAAGGACACAAAACATTATCATTATGGGCGAAAAACTTCTTTACTGTATCCAACCATGTTTGCCACTCACAACTTTCACGTCCTAGGGAGAAATTCAGCTGGCAAGACTCGAACTTCCCCCTTGCTCTTTTCCCTGACAAATACAATCCTTGGTCGTTACTCCAAACTTTCCACATCTGTAGCAAAATAATCGCTGTTTCGGCATCGGACATTGCCTGAAAACGTGGCCCCCTTCACGACAGTTCCAGCACCGTCTTACTGTCGGAGCCGGATCCTGACCCTGTGCCGTCTTGACTTCCGCAATCTCGCCTATCCGCTTATCAGTCCCCTCTACACTGTTCGCCACACCCTTATACGCCAGGTCCGGCTCCAAAACATTGACCTTCACTTTAGGTTGCTCAAAACTTTCGCAATTAATCTTTGTTCGTTCCACGATTCTCAGCACGTtcatcatatcggaaacagaatCAAAGACATCTCTGCAGATGGCGCGTTGATAGTATGGTGATAAATTTTTCTGAATAATCAGTACCTTTTCACCTTCTGTAACCCTACTAGGCAATCTGTTAAACATATTTTGCATGAcagaaatatatattaatacCGATTCACTACTGCCTTGCGTCCTTGCCCTTATCTCCGCTAATAACTCCTCCTGATAATAGGGTCTCTGGAATGCACGCTTCAAGAGAATAACTAATTCATCCCAGCTAGTAGCGTACTCTCTATTGGCCCTGAACCAGACTAATGCATCCCCTTCAAAAAAGTCAATTGCGTAACGCCATAAGTCCAGGTCAGTCGCATTTCTAGCCTCTTTTAATTCACTAACACGTTCTAAGAAAGCGTCCACGCTCATTGTATTTCCCCCCGTGAATTTAAGACCCCACTGATGAATCGGCACTAATTTCCGTTTTGGTAATACCTCATCATCAACAACGGTCGAATAACGCATCAACCTGGGCCGACTATCCTTATCCTGTTCCCACCTACTATCTGAGAACACCACACTCCTGTCGCACCTATCCAACCCTTCCCCGTGCTCACGCCCCATATTACTCGTAGAAGCGCCCCCTATGTCCTTAGAACCACtaacctgaccttccaacctttCTATGACCAAACGTCCCAATTCCCCTAAAGTGTTCTGTAAAATCTCTTTATCATCTATAGTCAGGTTTTCACCCTCGACAATGTCGTCCTGCCCTTCTAGTTTATCTACCAGGACCTGACACTGCTGTAGTAATCCCTCCTTACGGAGACCCTCATCTTCGGTCGCCTGTGCCACTAAAGATAACCTGTTTTGAACGTGATAAAGCCTGGAGATCAACCGTTTAAACAAAGTCCTATCTGGTTTGCCAGTCAACTCTGCAATGTAATTTGACAGAACCTGCAATTTTGCCGAACACACTTCAAGGTCATATTGAACCGAGTCCGAATTCGGTGCCTTAATTTCTAACCCTGAACCTTTGTCTAGCTCTGAACGCACCAGTTCAGACAAGAGCCGTTTCAAGACCGGAACTGTCGCTGATTTTAAAACAATACCACGGCACGCGAGCTCAAACTCCAGTTCATCCTTCAATAAAAATTTTGGATCCATTCtgaacacaattaaaaaaataacaaaaatcacTAATAAAGCCACAAAAAAACAGGTAAAACAATTTGCTAATTCCTAAATCATGAAAacatacatcaaaaacaaaattGATTGATACCCAGATTGACATCAACTTTGGACACCCAAATTCTTAATAATCCcccaaaacaaaaacaaaaaaatacaaacccaatataaaactaaatatgaaataaaaatgttacctacAGTTACTACAATGGAACACGcctaaattacctacttaactataaacataaactatttttataacCAATAAAACACTAACCTTACACCAAATAAAACCAATTCAAATAAACTACACACTAACTATAAAAAACTATTACAAAATTATAACTATAACAAATATTACACCGCAAGGATTTCGATGCAAATATTGCAATTCACCTCAACGACCTTTGGACCTGTGACGACCGCTTGCCAAACAACCGctccttttttttttacgttaggCGCCAAATTGTTACGGGTTGACAAGTGGGTTCAGCGAATAAAGGTCACAAATAATATCTAACtaagtttattaaaataactaatcCTACTATAAAGCTAACTAATCTAAGTTGGACGCCAGGTGAGTTTCCGTCTGGTGACCGACGAGGTACTCAGCCAAACCGCTGCCGATGTAAAGGCTAGCTCAGTCAGATATCGCTTTTCATATTAAGCCGTACACCAAAAGGGCATGACGATACGCTAAAACAAGACATAAATCTACTTTATTCTCCGCTACTAGATTGACTAAGTAACGTCAACAGCTAAATTATACAAAGCTAATCCTAGCTCCTTCCTTGATAGGTACTAAAACTTACCCCTTTGGTGTAGATGATTTAACACTCacaaaacaacaaaattaatgttacatccACTGGTAGGATTGTCCagatttaaatttcaaattatttcCATAAATTCCTTTTTGCAATCTTAAATCACAGCACCAGTGTAGAATACATGTCTACATGACTTGCTATTCCAATTTCAAGTGTCGGTTACAATTTTTCTCGACATGACCGCAAAtattattctattatattcaaaCACACAAACTAAACATACAAAAAGTTACACGTTCCGAGAATCGATCCTCGGTCCTCCAACTTACAAGTCAAGCTTGCACGCCACTGGGCCACCAAGACTCATGACTAGCGGGCGTAAATAGGCCACCAGTTACAGCGCACTTAAACCATTGCACCTTATTCCAAAGACATAAGGTCTATTACAGAATGATGTCGATTATCTTATTTTGACTTAGTGACATcataacaaatataaaattcCGATTTTTCTTTATGTTTTTATGACAATatcttatattaatattaactttTAAGCTACCAATAGGtagctaggtaggtaggtaggtacctttaacATAACTAAAATTGGTGGTCATTAAATTCTTTCAATTATTCCATTTACACAGCAAACATGACTGAAAAAATTATGAAGTACATACCTAACATGTACATGTTGATGATATGGATGATGGATGTGATGACACATTAATCAACATAAATAACTTGGGAAGTAATCGGTCTAGCCCTTATCacataaaacgaaaaaaaaagcggcGTTTTTACTTTAACTTTTAAAGAATTCAAAACACGTGCAAAAAGTCTCACGCtgctttatcaaaaaaaaaatactttgtgcTTCCCATTTTCCCCTAAAGTCCTACGAGTAGGGGAAACGAGTCGACCGGCACCGAAAAGTTCCGGTCGTTTGGCACAATTTTTATTGGAAAATCAGCACCTCTGTCTTGAAATAtgtaaggttaggttaggttagaagaATAGTGTCGCCAATACCTTACCctattttatcattttatttgtaatgtTCCAGAACTTCGTGGTTCGGCAGTCGAGTCAGCCCGACACGATGGCGATCAGTGTTCGGTTGCCGGCGGACAAGGGGCCGTATATCGAACACTACTTGATACAGGCCTCTGGGGGTCGCATAGGCCTCGAGACCTCGCACAACCGATTCGATAACATCCCGGAGTTGATTGCGCATTATTCTCAGTGCTGGTAAGATTTGTGTTTGATTTTGTACTTTTGAGTTTTGTTTTTCGgtggtatttattttatcaccGCGAATTTTCAAAGATGATAATATCAAGTCTTtacaataataggtacaatgtgaACGCAGCCCAATGGGTGAAGAAACTAGACTAGATATTaaactatagtacctattcaataaGCAATTAATTATGAAGCGACCAGTTTgtagccatacgattaaataaataaataataggtactgcACTGGTAGAAAGGTGTTGTAGGATACGGATGTTTTTCATACTTACCGGAATATATTAAAAGTCATTAGGTATTAAACTTACCCACCCACATTTTACACAATTACTTATCCAAGATTTTTCTCCAAAATGAGATTACCTaaaaggtataggtacctatactttgtCTGTTATTTGGTCTTATTCCTGACTTTTGTATTACTTTACTGCAGTTGATCCCATATATATATTTGATCCTCGTTAGAATTAGATACGATTGAcacctttaaaaatatcaacaaTAGATAAATAATTAATGTGTACTGCGGAATGTAGTATTGAGACAAACCTTACTGGTTTACCGATACTTCTGTAATTTAGTTCAGATATTTAGTTTACTTCCTTGCAGCTTATGCGCAGAGTGACAAAAGGCTGTTTTTCTATTTCCAGCGATGAACTACCAGTCCAGCTCCAATTACCACGGCCCCTCCGCGAAGCGAAGAGCAGACACCAGCTCAGCTCCCTGGCCTTGTTGGGCCAAGAGTTCTGGGGCTATCCCATGGCTAACCCAAAGAACAACCCGCAGAATCTGCTCTCTCCCAGTCAGTCAAACGGCGTCGTGCCTATGGCTGTGACGCCTTCTGACACGGGATCTAGTCTAAGCAGTTTTAATGCTAGTAAGTAATGAAAAATTCATAGATTTATCTGTCTACAGAGAACTATCAATTGATACAAACCGATGACATACTACGCCCATGCGCCCATGATGAAATACTACGGGACAATCTTACACTTTAACTTAGTCCCACAGGAAGCTCAATAAGACTTCTATTGGTAAAAAGATAAAACGAAAGATTACAGTGTGAGGAAAATTAACTTATTCCAAAAATACCTTGGACTAGGATGAACATGGCTTTAGTCTGCTAGGGTGATAACACAAACATAAGAAGACcctaataaagaaataaacagttttGAATCGGGTAGCAGAATACTTATCTagaatatgtatttttaatgtttccagGTATAGGAACAAGCTCAAGAGAACAGATACTCAGTCCAGAGAAAGACCAAAATGTCGTGCTTAAGATGTCATCAATAGATGCATCAGGTTCCCCTCCGAGTCAAAACCAGAACCTCAGCACATTTAAGGGCAGACAAGCCCCGTCACCACCAGCGAAACCCAATGGAGCATTCATTCGTGCTCCCAGGCCGACCCCACCTAATACTTTAAGCCTCATGTCTAGTACCGTAAGTATATCTCTTTTAAGAATTAACAGCCGCTTGTATTTGACTACATTATTAATGCGTTACCTGTTTTTCAGGCTCATATAACACAACCTCATACATTCCCTACCACCAACACGCAACATTCACCCACGCAGCTAGGCAGTGCTAAGACCACTCCTCCACCGCCGCCTCCTCGATGGGCTAAACCTCCTTTCCCAAAATCCCTGTCACCCAAGAACGAGATTTCCGCTTTCAACCCCATTAACAAAGCATCAAACGGAAACATAACAGTCACGACAACAGTCACGTTTAGCGTCAATAACACTCAGATCCACAATCACCAAATAAACGAAAGCATTCGGAGTGACCGGCTACAACTAACGCTTGCGTCTAACGCTATCAACAATAACAGTACGACGGATGTGTTCACCATTATGGACGATGCAAAAGCCTATGACGAATGCAACGAACAGGTGAGACTTCTAAACGGCGTGATTTTTGTGTGTACGTTTTCGAAATGCATGCTTTCATGTTACCTGGCTTGAAAATAACCAATCCTAACCTCATCAATAGTTGATTGTAATTTATGgtgttaaaatgtatttactaaAAGGAACCCTATATTTGTCCCGTATAGAACTTGATGCACCGCATGTCGCCAGAGGGGGAGTGCATCAGTACCATGGCAGCTAATTTGCACGGCAGTTTAAAACGACAAATGATTGAGCAGAACACTGAACCTGGATCGCCGTTAGAACCGCAATCTCAAACAAATACTTCCGATTCCGCCGACCCGCTCGGCAATAGTTTGACTAAATCTAACAACAGTTTTTCACCTAATCAGTTAGTTTCACCTAATGGTACCAATTCAGTTACCAGTGGTATTTTCTCTCCTACAAGTCAAATAAATTCCCCAGTATCTAACGATACTATTTCTTCCAAAAGTGGTGTGTTTTCACCTTTAAGTCAAACGAAtaaaagtgagattttctcaCCTGTTTCGAGAAGTTCTCCTTTAACGAATAAGCATGTGTTTTCCCCGACGTCAAATCAGTCTATGGTCTCACCAATGAACGGGAAAGAGAGAGATAAAGTGTTGTCCCCGAACTCTAATACTACGTCAACTACGCCGTCTGGTCGATCCAGGAGGAGTAAGCACTCCCTGCGAAAGGAATCCAGGCATTATCAGGTAGGACGGTAAACCAATATGTACTCATGTGTGTTTGGGATAGCAATTACTTTTGAATGGTCATAACTAACCGCACGTTACATATCAAAGGAAGCCTGAATTTGGATATCTTTTACCTTTTTGCTGTTTTAGTAAATTTTTGTGTATAGGCaaaaaatttaacaaaaaatatttcgcaGGAATCTGATATCTTGGAATCACCAGGCGTCTATTATCGAAGTTCGTTGATGGATAAAGTATCTGATTATGAAGATATTTGGGGACCGGAAAGCAATAATTGTTCTTCTTTCAAACCTTTGAAATCAGAGAGCGACAATAACGTACACAATGGACTAATGAAGAGCAAAAGACCTGATCTCCTCCCAGACACATTACGTAAGTATATTAAATGTTCCCGTTACCGTAACACATTGTCATTCATCGAATTTTTCTAATTGAATTTTTTTGCCTTTTCAGCAAAATTAAACGCGGCAAAAAGTACACAATCTATTCTCGAAAAGGAGAATATACATATACTCAATTCAACCGAAAACTTAAGTGAAAAACGAAAACTGTCTGAAACGTCACTTAAAAACAGTTTCAACGGTTCAAATGAGCTGATTGCGACAACCAACAGCAAAGGAGATATAATACCAAAGAGGCCAGATAAACTTAGCATTTCTATGAACATGAATAAGAAATTGACTGAAGAAATCGAAGCCACATTCAAAAATTCAGGGAATCACAATACTGAAAGCATGGAAACGGTGAAATTAGAAGATGATTGCGTTAAACAAATGAATGGCGATGACTCTGATAAAGATAATGCTGGGAGTCCATTCTACGCAGATCCTGTGGATACTCTAAAAGAAGTAAGTTCTCCCAAAAGGCAATTTAATGATTATAGTATAAGAAACAAATGAGGGATTTTCCAATCAGTCCCTGTCGACCATACCCCCCATCAGAAACGAACTCTACATAGTTTGAAGTTGAACATTAGTGGTATATTATTGTGAGTAATACtcttattagtcttattacGACGCTGGTATCCTGTATGGTTTAGTTTTCTGCTTTATGTGCAATTCTAATAGAACAAttctaaaatcattttttattttcaggcaGCGTTACCACAGGTACAACGTCGTAAACTCCTTCGAGTTGGCGTCAGTTTATCGCAGCGGTACTCGGAGCCACCTCACAACCACCCATACTACCCGCTTCGTGATATGCATAGCATAGAGGAATTATCACGTAAGTAATAATC encodes the following:
- the LOC134653399 gene encoding protein sprint isoform X4; its protein translation is MSNICQRYIRRHCEERSGGSYMKLLNTLSTDLEEMLTELCDDKNLARNATFLEPHLQGVRRRDSRSSDSEHDERSTEDDERSLIRSSPRTRLPPPPPPPPDDEPPPLKPREFFERLQSQAMREAQERKRRDLSLKGSQVFRPVDADDSLGDSLSQSRESLSSDGEGVRGDCSSVDSSSGSEEQPPCDIGLLERLIRTHPVWFLPGIQRAGAFHLLQGKEEGNFVVRQSSQPDTMAISVRLPADKGPYIEHYLIQASGGRIGLETSHNRFDNIPELIAHYSQCCDELPVQLQLPRPLREAKSRHQLSSLALLGQEFWGYPMANPKNNPQNLLSPSQSNGVVPMAVTPSDTGSSLSSFNASIGTSSREQILSPEKDQNVVLKMSSIDASGSPPSQNQNLSTFKGRQAPSPPAKPNGAFIRAPRPTPPNTLSLMSSTAHITQPHTFPTTNTQHSPTQLGSAKTTPPPPPPRWAKPPFPKSLSPKNEISAFNPINKASNGNITVTTTVTFSVNNTQIHNHQINESIRSDRLQLTLASNAINNNSTTDVFTIMDDAKAYDECNEQNLMHRMSPEGECISTMAANLHGSLKRQMIEQNTEPGSPLEPQSQTNTSDSADPLGNSLTKSNNSFSPNQLVSPNGTNSVTSGIFSPTSQINSPVSNDTISSKSGVFSPLSQTNKSEIFSPVSRSSPLTNKHVFSPTSNQSMVSPMNGKERDKVLSPNSNTTSTTPSGRSRRSKHSLRKESRHYQESDILESPGVYYRSSLMDKVSDYEDIWGPESNNCSSFKPLKSESDNNVHNGLMKSKRPDLLPDTLPKLNAAKSTQSILEKENIHILNSTENLSEKRKLSETSLKNSFNGSNELIATTNSKGDIIPKRPDKLSISMNMNKKLTEEIEATFKNSGNHNTESMETVKLEDDCVKQMNGDDSDKDNAGSPFYADPVDTLKEAALPQVQRRKLLRVGVSLSQRYSEPPHNHPYYPLRDMHSIEELSPSSPNTSTSVDNLVSLRSKPKIKPVQPPRVANKPPSGKTDTWTVDASWEFINKNDEGSNSESGTFPSLAEQETRLSGVDDGAQHLTVHQVVAQRFPELHLNSEPVALPEERAPPRASCYDNVHDLRPLSEQASDDGTVFSEPWDSAQWDGLLPCNGPQSLDMDEPCEWESPIPRRAPLEATRAKSFRDRLDPLLAAGRVRALRGGRSTRGAGAALRAYALHLAQDKSTTFAQNVDNFIACTLDSKETCPQVMMRNMRQFMSGMKNYLVKHGEREFEKEVEKERLKLKSTEFLNLDAILEGVMHRLVVRPLRARLYTLLAAWHAPDVRRLHAAVERAQHATPLQLGVKESTKVPSSAVLAVISKHFLKMQEADSPLDKLENLLAAISVMFNALKSQPWSATAPGRLIGAKTLMHPYGIRIRGERALGADDLLPVLAWTVARCRLVCAELEAELMAGLLPAALLAGEGGYYLTALFSAVAVLKRLAPEPGPDSATPVGFVVDTQVSSYHNGR
- the LOC134653399 gene encoding protein sprint isoform X3, producing the protein MLITKYTAVLLESARTTEARNLALARSDSGGWSSLDSGSRTRRVRRRHLGYRNATFLEPHLQGVRRRDSRSSDSEHDERSTEDDERSLIRSSPRTRLPPPPPPPPDDEPPPLKPREFFERLQSQAMREAQERKRRDLSLKGSQVFRPVDADDSLGDSLSQSRESLSSDGEGVRGDCSSVDSSSGSEEQPPCDIGLLERLIRTHPVWFLPGIQRAGAFHLLQGKEEGNFVVRQSSQPDTMAISVRLPADKGPYIEHYLIQASGGRIGLETSHNRFDNIPELIAHYSQCCDELPVQLQLPRPLREAKSRHQLSSLALLGQEFWGYPMANPKNNPQNLLSPSQSNGVVPMAVTPSDTGSSLSSFNASIGTSSREQILSPEKDQNVVLKMSSIDASGSPPSQNQNLSTFKGRQAPSPPAKPNGAFIRAPRPTPPNTLSLMSSTAHITQPHTFPTTNTQHSPTQLGSAKTTPPPPPPRWAKPPFPKSLSPKNEISAFNPINKASNGNITVTTTVTFSVNNTQIHNHQINESIRSDRLQLTLASNAINNNSTTDVFTIMDDAKAYDECNEQNLMHRMSPEGECISTMAANLHGSLKRQMIEQNTEPGSPLEPQSQTNTSDSADPLGNSLTKSNNSFSPNQLVSPNGTNSVTSGIFSPTSQINSPVSNDTISSKSGVFSPLSQTNKSEIFSPVSRSSPLTNKHVFSPTSNQSMVSPMNGKERDKVLSPNSNTTSTTPSGRSRRSKHSLRKESRHYQESDILESPGVYYRSSLMDKVSDYEDIWGPESNNCSSFKPLKSESDNNVHNGLMKSKRPDLLPDTLPKLNAAKSTQSILEKENIHILNSTENLSEKRKLSETSLKNSFNGSNELIATTNSKGDIIPKRPDKLSISMNMNKKLTEEIEATFKNSGNHNTESMETVKLEDDCVKQMNGDDSDKDNAGSPFYADPVDTLKEAALPQVQRRKLLRVGVSLSQRYSEPPHNHPYYPLRDMHSIEELSPSSPNTSTSVDNLVSLRSKPKIKPVQPPRVANKPPSGKTDTWTVDASWEFINKNDEGSNSESGTFPSLAEQETRLSGVDDGAQHLTVHQVVAQRFPELHLNSEPVALPEERAPPRASCYDNVHDLRPLSEQASDDGTVFSEPWDSAQWDGLLPCNGPQSLDMDEPCEWESPIPRRAPLEATRAKSFRDRLDPLLAAGRVRALRGGRSTRGAGAALRAYALHLAQDKSTTFAQNVDNFIACTLDSKETCPQVMMRNMRQFMSGMKNYLVKHGEREFEKEVEKERLKLKSTEFLNLDAILEGVMHRLVVRPLRARLYTLLAAWHAPDVRRLHAAVERAQHATPLQLGVKESTKVPSSAVLAVISKHFLKMQEADSPLDKLENLLAAISVMFNALKSQPWSATAPGRLIGAKTLMHPYGIRIRGERALGADDLLPVLAWTVARCRLVCAELEAELMAGLLPAALLAGEGGYYLTALFSAVAVLKRLAPEPGPDSATPVGFVVDTQVSSYHNGR